DNA from Nitrospirota bacterium:
AGCGGAATCCTCTGAGCGCGTACCGGAGCCAGCGCCGCGGCGGTACAGGCGGGATGAGCATGGAGACGAAGGAAGAGGATTTTGTAGAACAGCTCTTTATCGGCTCCACGCATGACTATATGCTCTTCTTTACGAACTTTGGCAGACTGTACTGGCTTAAGACCTATCAATTGCCTGAGGCCGGCAGGACAGCAAAGGGAAAGGCGATGATAAATCTTCTGCAGCTCTCCGAAGGCGAGCGGGTTTCAACAGCGCTGCCTGTCCGTGATTTCAAAGACGGCTATCTTGTCATGTTTACCAAAAACGGGACGGTAAAAAAGACCGTGCTTACGGCATACAGCAACCCAAGAGGAAAAGGCATTATCGCGATTTCCCTTGATGAGGGTGACGAGCTGATCGACGTCAGAAAGACCAGTGGAAATAACGACCTGATCATCGGGACACGCAATGGCCTGTCGATTAAATTCAATGAAGAGGACGTCAGGGAGACCGGTCGCACGGCAAGAGGAGTGCGCGGCATACGTCTGATGAAAGGTGATGAGGTGGTGGCCGCAGAGGTTGCGGAAGAGAAGACCGCCATTTTGACTGTTGCAGAGAATGGTTTTGGAAAAAGGACAAAGATAGAAGACTATCCGCTTCAGGCAAGGGGAGGTAAAGGGGTCATATCCATTAAACTTACGGAGAAAGGCGGGAAGGTAGTAGGCCTTCTTCAGGTGAGGGACGAGGACGAGGTGGTTATGGTCACCGGAGCCGGCAAGCTCATCAGAACAGCAGCCGAAAATATTTCGATCCACGGCAGAAATACCCAGGGTGTTACACTCATGAAAACTGCCGATGAAAAGATATCCAGCATAGCAAAAGTTGTTGAGAAGGTTTAACAGGGAGAAATGGCAGCGTCAGCTTACGGATTTGTGGATACGCATCACGATCGTTGACGCCTGATTATGAAAGAAGCATCTGAACTCTTAATGAAAGGCCTTGAACTCCTTCGGATTTCTTATTCCGGAGCGCAGATCGAGGCCTTTTCTCTTTATCTCACGGAGCTTAAAAAATGGAGCAGGGCCTATAACCTCACAGCCCTGAAGACGGATGCTGATATTGTGGTAAAGCATTTTCTTGATTCGCTCCTTTTTCTTAAGGTCCTTCCTCCTCAGGTAAAGAGCATTGCTGATGTCGGCAGCGGTGCAGGGTTTCCGGGTCTTCCGCTGAAGATCATGCGACCTGATATTGCAGTTGTGCTGATCGAACCCGTGCAGAAAAAGGCTTTGTTCCTCGAGCATATGCAGAGACAGTTGAAAGTAGATGGCCTTTCTGTCAGGAATTGCAGGATTGAAGATATACATGATCTGTTGGTGGATGCTGCGGTTACAAGAGCACTTTTCAGCGTGGGAGAGTTCATCAACAAGGCAGAGAGGCTTCTGGAGGAAGGGGGTGTTCTTATCCTCAGCAAAGGACCTAAGCTGGAAGAGGAACTCAGGGGGCTCGAAACGTCTGCTGTGAAGAGGGAAGACATTGTTTTGCCCTTTGAAAACAGCATGCGGCATCTTGTCATTATTGAAAAGAGGTCTCAGAAATGACCGAAGTCAATGCACGGAATTTGTATTATAATAGGGCACGATGAGAATAACGCCTATCGATATAGAAACAAGGCGCTTTCCGATGAAGTTCCGGGGCTTCCATCCCGAAGAGGTCTCAAGTTTCCTTGAGCAGATCCGGGAGGAGCTTGAAGACCTGCTGAGGGAGAATGCTGCGCTGAAAGAACAGATCTATAAGGCCGATGCTGAGATACAGCGGTTTTGGGAGATGCGGGATCTCTTGAGCAGAACTGTTCAGGAAGCCCATCAGATGTCAGAGGAATACAAGATCCTTGCACGAAGAGAGGCGGATAAGCTGATGGAGACGGCTGAGGAAGCGGTGCGGGATCTGTTGGCAGAGGCGCATGATAAAGCGCTTCAGATCAACGAGGAGATCGTGGAACTCAAGATGATTCGCAGAGAGTTCGATGGCGGGATAAGGAATATTCTAAATCGTTTTGAATCTGTCATAGATGGAGGGCATGTTCTTCCCGCGGAAATATTGTCTGATGAAATTGTCCCTGTGCCGGCATCAAGCGATGAGATGAAATCCCCGGACGGGGCCGATGAGTCATTACTGACTGAAGATCAGATAGGCGTGATAAAAGGCCAGCAAGGAGAAGAAGGCAGCAGCGAAACCGAGCAGCATTGATAGTATTGCCTTGCCCTTCTTCCCTGTGTGGAATTGGATATATGCCTTTGGAAGGAGTGTAGGCACGGCAAACAGCAGCATGAGGCCGACCAGCAGCTGAGTTATTCCCCTAACCATCGTTAAATCCCTTCAAGCGGGCAGCCTCTGCATATTGGTTTTGTTTTGCAGAAGTCCTTTGCCAGTCTGACGATGAGGGCGTGATACTCATTAAACAGCAATACATCGCTCCTGAGCGTTGAATGAAACAACTTCTGATAGGTCTCATAGGATTCTGCACGCTCTATTATAGCATGCCGAGAAAGGATTCTTTTTGTATAGGCATCAATTACAAAGACCGGTTTTTCAAGGGCGTAAAGAATTATGGAATCCGCGGTTTCAGGCCCGATACCTCTTACGGAGAGGAGTTTTTCCCTGACCGCAGGCAGGCTTTCTTTAGCCATCCTTGACATACTTCCCTGATATTCTGCATGGAGAAAATCAATAAAGTTTTTCAGGCGGGCGGCTTTGACATTGAAATATCCCGCAGGCCGGATGAGCGTGGCAAGATCTGAAGCCTGCATGCGATGGAGCGACTTTGCTGAAATAGCTTTCTCCCTCTTCAGATTTGCGATTGCCTTTTCAACATTAGACCAATTGGTATTCTGGGTGAGAATTGCCCCAATGGCAACTTCGAAAGGACTGTTTGCCGGCCACCAGTGCTGCGGACCAAAGGCGGCAAAGAGGCGCTGATACAGAGTTTCGAAAATATTAGGCTTCATCCTTTGAAATGCGGCCGCGTAGCACTTTTTTTTCTGAAACGAGTCTTTTCTGCGCCAGCATCTTTTCCTTTGACCGCTTTGACCTCTTTCTCTTCTGTCTCCGGAGTTTCTCAATGCGCTGCTGTTCAGCGCTTTCCTTTCCCCTGATCAGTTCATCAATTTTCTGTATGAGCAGGAGACGTGCACGGTAGCGGTTCAGTGCCTGTGACCGCCCTTCCTGGCATTTGACTTCCAGGCCTGTGGGCAGGTGCTTGAGGTACACGCAGGTTGAGGTCTTGTTTACATGCTGGCCGCCTTTTCCACTGGAACGGATAAACGACTCTTCGATATCCTCTTCGCGGATATGAAGGGCTTCCATCTGTTCTTTTAGGATTTTTTCCTTTGCTGAGGTAACAGAAAAGATGCTCATAATTTTTGTACTATACCATCTTTATTCGTAAATACGGGATTGATCCTTACTGCCGTGAGGCGATCCGGCGTTATATGGTATAATTATTTCTGTTAATGAGGAGTGCCACGCAGCACGCGTCAAGTCCATATTACAAATATCTGACTCATTATTTAAAAGGAGAAAAAATGAAAAAGCGCATCGTAAGGATATCTTGTGTGATTTTGGCATTGGTTATTGCAGGCATCGGCTTTGCTGCTGAAACAAAAGCCCAGGGACAGCAGGAAGAGCCGGGCGTCCTTACCGGAAAAGTCGTTGAAACAATGAACAGCAGCGGTTATACCTATGTCCGCCTCGAGAGTGCCGGAAAAAAGATTTGGGTGGCAGTTCCTGAGACCAAGGTCAAGATGGGACAGACCATATCATTTCTGCCCGGCATGGAGATGAAGAATTTCGAGAGCAAGACGCTCAAGAGGAAATTTGACAGCATCATCTTTTCGGGTGGCGTAGCAGGACAGGCAGGCGGTGCATCTGCGCCTCAGGATTCGGGCAGCAAGGGCAAGGTCGTTGCTGCTGAGGAGAAGATAAAGGTCGAGAAGGCCGCAGGAAAGAATGCCTATACCGTGGCAGATATCTACAAAAACAGCAAGAATCTTTCAAAGAAACAGGTCGTGGTCAAGGGTAAAGTGGTAAAGACATCTGCCGGAATAATGAAGAGAAATTGGATTCATATTCAGGACGGTACAGGCGATGCACAGAAAGGGACAAATAATTTGGTGACAACATCGTCAGAGCTTCCGGCTGTTGGCGATATTGTAACCGCGACCGGCACTATGGTTTTGGATAAGGACTTTGGAAGCGGATACAAATATTCGGTAATGCTTGAGAATACAAAATATAAGAAGTAGGCATCCTATTACTGCTGGGGGCGAGATTCATGCTTGATGCACGTTTTGTTAGGGAGAATGTTACATCGGTCGGCAATGGCCTGAAAAAGCGAGGGTATGAATTTCCGCTTGCTGCTTTTCTTGCCATAGACGAAAAAAGGATGGCGCTGCTTAAGGAGACTGAAGACCTCAGAAACAGACGAAATATTGTCTCTGAGGAAATCGGAAAACTGAAGCGCCAGAAGGAAGATGCCTCTGTTCAGCTTGAGGAGATGAAGGGCGTTTCAGATCGATTGAAAGATCTGGATGAGCGGCTCAAAGACCTTGAAGCGGAGACAAGGTCCCTGCTTCTGACCATACCCAATATCCCTGACGATTCAGTCCCCCTTGGCAAAGATGAGAGCGAGAATGTTGAGATAAGAAAATGGGGTGTGCTTCCCCAGTTTGATTTCGACCCGTTGAACCATTGGGACATTGCAGAACCTCTTGATATCATCGATTTTGAAAGAGGGGCCAAGATATCAGGCGCACGCTTTTCTGTTATGAAGGGCGCCGGCGCAAGGCTCGAGCGCTCCCTCATGAACTTTATGCTCGACACTCATACCGGCAAGGGATATAAGGAGATCTTTCCTCCTATTCTGGTGAACCGGGAAAGCATGACCGGCACGGGACAGCTTCCGAAGTTCGAGGCAGAGCTTTTCAGGATTGCTGACCCTGAATTGTACCTTATTCCGACTGCAGAGGTGCCGGTGACCAATATTCATCGTGATGAGATCCTTCAGGAAGCAGACCTTCCTATCTATTATACTGCCTATACGCCCTGCTTCAGAAGAGAGGCCGGCTCCCACGGCAAGGATACCAGAGGTCTTATCCGTCAGCATCAGTTTAACAAGGTTGAGCTGGTCAAGTTCGTAAAGCCTGAGGATTCCTTTGCCGAGCTCGAAAAGCTTACGAACAATGCTGAAGAGATACTTCAGGCGCTGCAACTTCCTTACAGGGTGGTAGCATTGTGTTCTGGAGATCTCGGCTTTTCCTCTGCAAAGACCTATGATATCGAAGTTTGGCTTCCAGGTCAGAACAGGTACAGGGAAATATCGTCGTGCTCAAGTTTTGTTGATTTCCAGGCGCGCAGGGCCGGCATCCGTTTCAAACGCGAGGGCAGGAAGGGCACTGAGTTCGTGCACACCCTAAACGGCTCTGGCCTTGCGATAGGAAGGACGCTTGTTGCCATACTCGAAAATTATCAGCAGAAGGATGGCTCGGTAATCATACCTGAGGCACTGCGGTCATATATGGGGATCGACAGGATCGGGTAGAGTTTTGTACAGGGTTCCCCCCATGGTTATTATTGAAAACCTATCTTCCCCTTATCTATCTTCAGTCAATAATGAGCGAATTCTTCTGCCGTGATATAATGGATCAATGGTAAGTGTTCGTATTTTCGTTTTATTGTTCTTTTGTAGCACGGCCACATGCTACGCTCTCCAGCAGACCACCTTTGCGATACTGCCGATGGAGGCAGCCGGGAATGTCTCTGTTTCGGAGAGGACAGAGGCTGAAAGCACACTCTTTGATGTACTCATCAAGTCAGGGAAATACAGACTGATCGAACGGGCAAAGATAGAGCAGATCCTGAGCGAACAGAGTCTGCAGCTCAGCGGTCTGATCGAGAGGAAAAAAGCGTCGGTCGGTAAACTTCTGGGAGCGGATAAACTCATCTCCGCCAGCATCTTCCGGGAGGATTCCCTGAAGATCAGGATAAGTGTTATTGATGTGGCCACCTCGCGGGTTGAAATTACTAAAGTTAAATATTTGGGCAGCGCCGGACCACGTGCGATTGCAAAGTGGGCTGCAGCCGAGATACTCATGAGATACCCTCTGCTTGGTGTGGTCACCGCAGTGTCAGGGGATAGCGTCCTCATAGACCTCGGGCAAGAGCAGGGGGTCAGAGCCGGCTCCAGGATTTTTGTGGCAGAGAAGACTGCTGTGCCGGATGACAAGGGCAGTGAGCTGCTCGGCGATTACCGAAGGGTCGGCTTGCTTGAGGCGGTTAAGACGGCAGGAGGAGGATCACAGGCCGCGGTGAAGTCGCTTCAGGACAGAGCACGGCCGGTCAGAACAGGGGATCTTGTTGCGCTTGATCCTGTTCCCATCACGCCACCTGTTATGTCGAGGACGCCTCTACTGGGTGCGGTGAAGGAGGGCAGAAGCGTACTCAGTGACGATATGACGCAGAAGCAGTATCTCTCTGCATCGTCAGGCAAGGGCGAAAGCTATAGCTCAGGGGTATTTCATCTGAATGCTTCTGACAGGAAGATATATCATGCCTATGCCTTTTATCCCATTCCCTTTGACCACCTTACGGATTTTATTTTTGAGGGAGAGATAGAGTTTCAGTCAGAGGCTAAACGTTCCAGCGGCATAGATATCTGTTCCCGAAGTAACGGGCTTTATGCCGACCTGAACGCATATCGGCTTTATCTGGGGAGCGACGGGAATTTCGAGGTCAGATTCAGCAGAAATGGTGCGCGCTTTGGGATCATTCCACTGCAATCCACACCTCTGATCCGGAGGGGTTTAGAGAAGAATACGTTTCGGATTGTCGCCCTCGGCAGTAAATTTGATATTTATGTGAACGGTTTTTTCCTTGTTTCGTTTGAAGACGAGATGTTTGATGCCGGCGCCATCGGTTTTATGGTCGATGCCGGCGGATATGTCACGGTCAATAAGGTGACGGTCCGTGAAGTATCCGATGACGCTGCTGCAGTGGCGCCATCGCATATTGATACAAAGGGGATGCAGCATGATAACTGACGATCTTGCCGGGCTGAGAAAGTTGTATCTGGGTTTTACTTCGGCACGGGTTATTTTGACTGCGAATAATCTTGGCCTGTTTGAGCGGCTCAGGAAACCGCAGTCAGCGGCTGCTGTGGCAAGGAGCCTCGGTACCGATCTGCGCGCTACCCAGATACTCCTTGATGCGCTTACGGGGATCGGCCTGATCAGCAAGAATCCAACGGGTAATTACCTCAATGCCCCGGTGTCCAATAGCTTTCTTGTCAGGGGGAGCCGCCTGTATCAGGGCGATATCGTGCGCCATGCCTCTACGATGTGGCAGAACTTCTCAGCCCTTGATGAGGTTGTCAGGACCGGACGGCCTGCAAGGCGTGGCTTTGATCATGAGTCGTTTATTCTGGGGATGCATAACCTCACGGTCCTGAGAGCTGAGGGTCTCATAAAAGCTTTGGGAGTAAGGGATGTAAAGAGCATGCTGGATCTTGGCGGAGGACCCGGTACCAACGCGATAGCTATGGTAAAAAGAGGTATAAAGGCATCCATATTCGATCTCCCCGAGACGATCCGCATTGCCAGGAAGGTCGTGCGCAGAGAAGGGGCAAAGGGGATCAGGTTTATTGCGGGCAATTTTCATACCGACAGTATCGGCTCAGGGTATGACCTGGTGCTACTGAGCCAGATCTTTCACGCCTTTTCTGCGGAAGAAAATCTTAACCTTTTGCATAAATGCCAGGCTGCTCTGAATCCCGGCGGCCGTGTAGTTGTCCAGGAGTTTCCGATCAACGATGAGCTGACCCAGCCGCCGCAGAGCGCGCTTTTTTCAGTAAATATGCTGGTTGGCACTGAGTCCGGGCGTTGTTACAGCCCTGCTGAGATAAAGAAATGGCTGGCAGAGGCCGGGTACAAGAACATTCTGGTGAAAGACCTTCCCGAGACAGTGCTGGTGATTGGAAAGAAATAGGCGGGTTTGTTAGTCGGCTACAGTATTCTGACTGGCTTACCATTGGACGATTTCATTATTTGAAAAGGTCACTGTGCATGCCGGTTCGTTCAAGCCGAAATGAGGGAACTTTGAGTGCTGTGCTCTCTCAGAGCCTGTCCCTGCAGCTTCTTTTTGTCGGCATGAAAAGAGCGGCCAGGTTTGAAAGTGGCGTTTAAAGAAAACGGATATGTGGCAGTGTCAGTGAATTAACAAGGGGACAGGCAGATATTGCCTGTCCCCTTACGTAACTATTTTTTGGGCTGGGGTTTATGTTCTTTGGGTTCTTTCTTTTCTGCTGCGTCCTTGATCGAGAGCAGTTCTACTTCGAAGATGAGCGTCGTATTCGGGCCGATCTGTGCTCCTGCGCCACGCTCTCCATAGGCAAGATCAGAGGGGATAAAGAGCTGCCATTTGGAGCCCTCTTTCATGAGCTGCAATGCCTCCGTCCATCCGCTGATAACACCTTTTACGGCAAACGTTGCGGGCTGTCCGCGTTTATATGAACTGTCGAATTCAGTGCCGTCAATCAGGGTCCCGCGGTAATGGGCTGAAATGGTATCGCTTTCCTTCGGCCTATTACCTGTTCCTTCGGTGATGACTTTGTACTGGAGGCCGCTCGGGAGAGTCTTGATACCTTCTTTTTTCTTGTTTTCCGCAAGGAAGGCCTCACCTTCCTTCTTGTTGGCTCCAGCAAGCTGCTTGGTCTTTTCAGCCTGCTTTGCGGTCATTTCCTGCTGGAACTTCATCAGGGTTTCCTGGATCTGCTGTTCTGTCATCTGGAGCTTACCGCCTGAAACAGCATCCCGCAGGCCTTTTGTGAAAATATCGATTTCAACATCCACGGACTGCCGTTTCATCTGCATGCCGGTGGCAACACCCATGCTATAGCTGATTTTTTCCTTGTCGGTACTCAGCTCCTGTGCCTCAGCGGAAGCGAAGCCGGCAATAAGAAGAAGACTTAATACGGTGAGAATACGTTTCATTATGGTACCCCTTTCAAAAGTATACTATACATTATGCATGCAGGACAAAATCTTATCAAGAAATTGTGTATGGGCAGATCTCGTCAGCTTCACGCTTGAGTATTTTTGCTGTTTCTTCATCCAGCCCGCTTCTTTGCATAAAAGCCTCCGCAGTCATCTCTGCAATATCCTGCGCCAGTATGATGTCTGCCTTGAAAAGATTGTCGAGCATGTTTTTTCGGACAGAATGGAGAATCGTGACTGGATAAAGCCTCTTGTCTTCGATCATCCGTTCGAGACTGCTCTTTTCAGGGTATCGCCAGCTGACGATCTTGAGGCCGACACATTCTGCATAGCGTATGGCATCTATCGAACAGCGGGTATTTGTGACAAGCCAGCCGTTATGAAATGCCATATGCTTTTCGGTGTTCATCTCCGACGTTTTCCTGATGTCCTGAAAACGGGCATGAACGTAGAGTGCGATCTTGACGTCGGTTGCCTTGCCTGCATCACTATGGTATTTGCATTCAATTACGGAATAGGTATTATTTTTGCGCGCAATGACATCGACCTCGTGATTAACGCAATAGCCTTTAATAATGCGGTTTGTTTCGACCGTATATCCGTGGTGTGCCATGATTTTTCCAAAATACTGCTCAAAGGGATATCCTGAGGGGCCAAGAGCGAATATTGCTTTTTTTATTGAATACCGCATACCCGATGCAGCATTGTGCTTTCGCAGCAGCTTTCTTGCCTGCCTGAAGATGTCTCTGGTCCGTATTTTTTGGGGCAGCTCGTCTTCTATTGCTTTGGCTATTTCGTAGGCGACCTCAGAGGGCGCGCCTGAGCGTACGAGGGAATTAGTCAGTTTATTAATATCAAAGTCCTCATTACTGCCTGAGGATTTTATGATTCTTTTTGCCATTATATTGATTTTACCTTATTGCGGTCATTCTGAAAATGGGCTTTGGGCTCTGTGATATAATGATAAATTGGCATGGCAACGAGATAATTGTAAATAGGTATCAGATCAAATATATCAGGGAGGAAATATGATGCTGCATAGTGAAGTCCTTTCGATGATTGGCAATACACCGCTGGTAAAGATACATAGAATGACTGATCATGATGACGCAGAGATTTGGGCAAAGCTTGAAGGCGCTAATCCTGGCGGTTCTGTCAAGGACCGGATAGCGTTAGCCATGGTAGAAGTAGCAGAGCGCGAAGGAAAGCTTAAGGCGGGGGGCACCATTATAGAGCCGACGAGCGGCAATACGGGCATCGGACTTGCGATGGTTGCTGCGGTTAAGGGATACAGGCTTATTCTTACCATGCCCGATACTATGTCCATGGAACGCAGGCAGCTTCTTCAGGCTTACGGGGCCGAGCTCGTACTAACAGAGGGTAAGAAGGGGATGAAGGGAGCTGTAGATCGGGCAGCCGAAATTAGTTCTGATAACCTTTCATATTTTATGCCTCAGCAGTTTGAAAATTGTGCCAATCCTGAAGTACATATGAAGACGACTGCGGTTGAGATCCTGAATGACCTGGGCTCTGCTCCGGACGGTTTTGTGGCCGGTGTCGGGACAGGAGGCACCATCACCGGAATGGGTCTGGTTTTTAGAGACAAGAGACCTGACATCTGGATCGCTGCGGTGGAGCCTGCTGCATCTCCTGTGCTGTCAGGCGGAAATGCAGGCCCCCATAAGATTGCAGGCCTCGGCGCAGGTTTTGTCCCGGGGATTTTGAATACCAAGATCTATGATGAGGTGATCAAGGTGACTGATGGCGATGCTGCAGAGACGGCAAGAGTTCTGGCAGTAAAAGAGGGAATTCTGGCCGGCATATCCTCTGGAGCCGCATTATGGGGAGCCCTTAGGGTGGCGAGGAAGCTTGGCAGAGGCAAGAAGATTGTTGTCATCATACCTGACAGAGGAGAGCGGTATCTGAGTACAGGTCTTTTTGCTCCTGAGTCTTCTTAACAGGCTTTCGGCGCCGAGCTCATTGTTTGGTATGTAAGTTGACACGCTTTTAGCCATTCCTCTATCTCTTTTTTTGACGCCTTTGCATTAGCGCTGTGCCAGCGTTTTTTTTCCTTCGGAAATTGAGCGAGGGTATCTTTGAACTTTCTGAAAGAGCCGGGACCGTCCAGTGCACTATTAAGTGAATCATTGAGGTCCCGGTCCTGGACAGTGGCAGCAAACTCCTTCATTGCTGCGTATGTTTTTATGGGGTTTCGTTCAGGGACCCTTATATAGTGGTCGTGATCATTCATGAATATGTCGAGTGCGAGCTCTATCTCGTCTTCCATCCATTCCGGGATCTCGGGGATCTCATCAGGCTCGACATCCTCGAAATCAGCAATGTCGTCATAGCTTATAGAGAGAATTTCCCATGCCTTGTTGATAATATCCTGAGACAGGATAATCAACTCTCCTGTTTTCCTGTTCAGGAAATAGTCGAAGGCTTCTCTCTCCGTGTCCTCCTGCGCTTTCTGTATTTCATCAAAATTTACCACAAATCTCTTCATGAAAGGGCTGCTGTAAGCGCATAGAGTGTCGGATAGAGCTCTTTCGTCAATGAGGTTTCCTGCTTGAGGTATGCAACTGCCTGAGGCATATGCTTGAAAAAATGCGTCTTGCTTTTTTTTATTGAAAGAAAGCCGTATGCGCCTAATGCCTGCATATGACGCTGAAGCCTGCAGGGAATAAGAGATCTCCTGAAATCGGTTTCGCTGAACGATGAGGCGGATTGCTTCATCTGCAAAATGTAATACTCGATAAGCCGTTCCCTCAGGCTGTCCTCTAGCCTGTAGTAAGGATCCCATAGAATTGATGCTATATCATATGCTGCAGGGCCCAGACGTGCGCCCTGATAATCGATCAGGCGCGGTATGTTGCCCTTTAGGACCATGATGTTTTGTGACTGTAAGTCGCGGTGAAGAAGGGTTATTGGAAGAGAGGAGACGTATGTTGCGAGTGCGTCAAATTCAGTACTGAGTTCCTGCTCCGGGTTATTAATATGTTTTATGGCTTTGATAAACCATTCCATAAAATAGCTTGTCTCCCATCGGAGGTGTTCATAATCAAAAACTCTTTCCTGCAGCGTCGGACATTCTGAAATACGATCTGCGGTTTCAGTCTGCAGCCGCACAACGATATCGAGAATTTCCCTGTATAGGGATTCTATTTCGCTTGGCGATCTTCTGCATTTGAGCCAGGCGTAGAGGGAGAGGTCACCGAGGTCTTCGAAAAGGGCCTGCCTGTTCGCTTCATCGACGACGAATATCTCAGGTACCGGGAGACCGCATTTCCTGAAGAAACGTGTGTATGTGATATGACGTATATAGTCCTGATCAGCTTCGGTGCAATTCATGAGTATGGCAGTCTTGTCTCTGCATCTGACGCGGTAATATGTTCTGTCCGATCCTCCTGCTGCTATCGCTGTTGCTTCTGCCGATCTTTCAGCGCTATCAAGCCATTCCGCTACTGTCTGGGTAAGCGGTATTGTTTCTCTGTTTTGTGCTGTACTGATGGGGATTGAGAATTCAGGACCGACTATAGCATTTTCTATTATTGTAGCAGAGGCAATCCTGGTTCCTGGCAAGAGAATGCTGTTGCTAATGCAAGATGGCGCCTGAAGAGTCACGTCCTTTTCTATGACTATATTGCCATTGAACTCAGTCTTGTCGCAGTCAACAGACTCATGCATATAGATTGTTTCACCGTCTTTCTTTAATGTATCAAATACTGCCGCTGCGTATGAATCGGGGGTGCCAATATCTGTCCATGCAGTTCCTGAAAAGTCCGCTGTGCCTATTGTATGGCCTGCAGCAACTGATTTGAGCCATGCAGTAACTACGCTTGAATTCCCCTGTGGAAGGTAATCGAGGATTTTCTGAGAATAGACCGCTATCCCCATGAATGCCATTTTATATAATTCTGAACTCTTTTCCTCTGCCAATTCCCCGACTGATTTGAGAAAACCCTTGTTGTCAATCCAGACATTGTTGAATTTCTCACAATCATGAACTGCAAGTGTAGCAATATTTCCTGATTCACGATGACTTCTCACCAGAGTCGCAAGATCTATGTCAGAAAGGATGTCTGCATTATGCGCAATAAAGACCGAGTTTCTTAGCATGGACTCGGCATTCTTTAGGGCACCGCCGGTGCCAAGAATGGACGGTTCATAGAAAATACTTATATTACAATGTGTTATATGATTGCGGAAAAAGTTCTCGATCTGTTCTGATTTATGATGAGTATTGATGCCTATGATATTTGGCGAAAGGGTGGATATTCTGTCAAGAACAGTTTCAATGACCGGTTTTCCGCAGATCGGCAGAAGGGGTTTTGGAATATAGTCTGTTATAGGCTTGAGTCTTTCTCCGTAGCCAGCTGCTAATATGAATGCATATAAGTTTTCCACTAATAGAGCAGATATTTTTGTCTTATTTTTCTATCAAAATTGCGAAGCTCGCTCTTCCAGCACGCTTCCATGCTCTCAAGAGGCGCGGACTGTTCAATATCTTTTCTCAGACGATCTGTGCCTGCAAGGATATCAATTGGCAAGAGGTTCTTTTCGTACTCATAGGGCGGATTGTTCCATCTGAATTTCTTGGGATACAGATCATGGAGAGTTTTCAGAATTGCAACAGCTGTTTTGAATGGCTTGAATTTTTCCCTGTCTGTCAGATGTATCTGTGCGCCGCCGCAAAGCTTCCCGGCATGTTTCTGAAAGGTTGGAATAAAGTGCAGCGGCCTGAAGATTAATCCCGGCAGTCGTAATTCCCTCAGTTCAGTTGTAAGGACTTCCGGGTCAATAAAGGGCGCTCCGAATATCTCAAATGGCCGGGTTGTTCCCCTGCCCTCACTTATGTTTGTTCCTTCAAGAAGACACATCCCTGGGTAGACCGTTGCAGTGTCTAATGTCGGCATATTGGGAGAGGGGAGGACCC
Protein-coding regions in this window:
- the rsmG gene encoding 16S rRNA (guanine(527)-N(7))-methyltransferase RsmG, coding for MKEASELLMKGLELLRISYSGAQIEAFSLYLTELKKWSRAYNLTALKTDADIVVKHFLDSLLFLKVLPPQVKSIADVGSGAGFPGLPLKIMRPDIAVVLIEPVQKKALFLEHMQRQLKVDGLSVRNCRIEDIHDLLVDAAVTRALFSVGEFINKAERLLEEGGVLILSKGPKLEEELRGLETSAVKREDIVLPFENSMRHLVIIEKRSQK
- a CDS encoding DivIVA domain-containing protein, producing the protein MRITPIDIETRRFPMKFRGFHPEEVSSFLEQIREELEDLLRENAALKEQIYKADAEIQRFWEMRDLLSRTVQEAHQMSEEYKILARREADKLMETAEEAVRDLLAEAHDKALQINEEIVELKMIRREFDGGIRNILNRFESVIDGGHVLPAEILSDEIVPVPASSDEMKSPDGADESLLTEDQIGVIKGQQGEEGSSETEQH
- a CDS encoding endonuclease III domain-containing protein, which encodes MKPNIFETLYQRLFAAFGPQHWWPANSPFEVAIGAILTQNTNWSNVEKAIANLKREKAISAKSLHRMQASDLATLIRPAGYFNVKAARLKNFIDFLHAEYQGSMSRMAKESLPAVREKLLSVRGIGPETADSIILYALEKPVFVIDAYTKRILSRHAIIERAESYETYQKLFHSTLRSDVLLFNEYHALIVRLAKDFCKTKPICRGCPLEGI
- a CDS encoding peptide chain release factor-like protein is translated as MSIFSVTSAKEKILKEQMEALHIREEDIEESFIRSSGKGGQHVNKTSTCVYLKHLPTGLEVKCQEGRSQALNRYRARLLLIQKIDELIRGKESAEQQRIEKLRRQKRKRSKRSKEKMLAQKRLVSEKKVLRGRISKDEA
- a CDS encoding DNA-binding protein, with product MKKRIVRISCVILALVIAGIGFAAETKAQGQQEEPGVLTGKVVETMNSSGYTYVRLESAGKKIWVAVPETKVKMGQTISFLPGMEMKNFESKTLKRKFDSIIFSGGVAGQAGGASAPQDSGSKGKVVAAEEKIKVEKAAGKNAYTVADIYKNSKNLSKKQVVVKGKVVKTSAGIMKRNWIHIQDGTGDAQKGTNNLVTTSSELPAVGDIVTATGTMVLDKDFGSGYKYSVMLENTKYKK
- the serS gene encoding serine--tRNA ligase yields the protein MLDARFVRENVTSVGNGLKKRGYEFPLAAFLAIDEKRMALLKETEDLRNRRNIVSEEIGKLKRQKEDASVQLEEMKGVSDRLKDLDERLKDLEAETRSLLLTIPNIPDDSVPLGKDESENVEIRKWGVLPQFDFDPLNHWDIAEPLDIIDFERGAKISGARFSVMKGAGARLERSLMNFMLDTHTGKGYKEIFPPILVNRESMTGTGQLPKFEAELFRIADPELYLIPTAEVPVTNIHRDEILQEADLPIYYTAYTPCFRREAGSHGKDTRGLIRQHQFNKVELVKFVKPEDSFAELEKLTNNAEEILQALQLPYRVVALCSGDLGFSSAKTYDIEVWLPGQNRYREISSCSSFVDFQARRAGIRFKREGRKGTEFVHTLNGSGLAIGRTLVAILENYQQKDGSVIIPEALRSYMGIDRIG
- a CDS encoding methyltransferase domain-containing protein, whose translation is MITDDLAGLRKLYLGFTSARVILTANNLGLFERLRKPQSAAAVARSLGTDLRATQILLDALTGIGLISKNPTGNYLNAPVSNSFLVRGSRLYQGDIVRHASTMWQNFSALDEVVRTGRPARRGFDHESFILGMHNLTVLRAEGLIKALGVRDVKSMLDLGGGPGTNAIAMVKRGIKASIFDLPETIRIARKVVRREGAKGIRFIAGNFHTDSIGSGYDLVLLSQIFHAFSAEENLNLLHKCQAALNPGGRVVVQEFPINDELTQPPQSALFSVNMLVGTESGRCYSPAEIKKWLAEAGYKNILVKDLPETVLVIGKK